AGTTGGTGAGTTGGACATAGCACCAAGTGTACGTAAGTCATATAGTGCATTATGCACAATGTTGTGATacataattgtgacgtgtcatgtcaaaaggagacacttttgggcaggatcgtaaatggagaaatagccaaaaatctgcccggtggtgattttttcacaatttgagtttgttgcgaatttatgattctattaatgttaaaaatattgtctgatagtttcagatcggaatataactggcattttgtattttttgagacatgtttcaaggtaattcctactctcaacattgtcaataatatttttaaaggccgatatctcaatttccaattttataataccataacttacgaactcaatatcttcgcttagaaatgtccgatttcattggggtaaacggcgttgtggagcaatatatctctatatttaagatatgtaaaaacctcaaaattgataacctgcccaaaagtgtctccttttgacatgacacgtcacaattagcAGCTAAGGTGACTTCACATCTCTTTGAATCACAAAAGGCACATtctacaaattcaaaatgtttcttttttcctttcattGCCTAATTCCTCATTAAAGAGTAGCCCTTTTGATGCTTATAATGTATACTACAGTATTCTCCATCAGATTCGAGGCATTATCCAGTTGCTGAATCGAGCTAGCTTCCATATTTTCTAGTTATTTTGGCGCCGAGCTCCAGAATTCTGTTTTCACCTCATCAATGTTTAACAGCTTGGAGTTCATCTTTAGACAGAGCCTTCAAATCAAAGCCTTTCACCTCCTTGCTTCCTGTATTGAATAAGATAAGACACAGCATGATATACAAGTAATACAGCAACATGAGCAACCAACCCCTGCCCTAAAATATGTAGAAGGATGCAGTTGACATGTTGCAGACAGGTTGTTTTTACTATAACATTTACAATGTTAAAAAGCATTGggcattccagttgaagtccatgatacacccctatagaagacatgaccttaatcttcaacacagggagtgtagatttcaaatcgagtcaccattcaggtaaccccatttgaaattcactccctaTGTAggagagattaagatcatgtcttcgtatggatttcaactggaatagaacaATACAACAACATGAGCAGGAAACAAGGGTATGAAGCACCTAATGCCACTTGCTGCCATAGGGTCTATTCATTTTAAATCAGACAACTTTAAAATTGATGAGCACTGCACAGTGCACACTCCtcagaccttcatttttgaggagctcaattgcaccagagctcctacagctctcctcaacaacatttcaggagtatgatttactgagctcctcactatgttttttcagatattaaaagattgagctccttgttgagcacctTAGTCAACTCTAATTATGATTAACAGAGCTCTGGctcctaaagtttgttcggcttataattggcaaaaaagaacgctagttgtgcattgtgtaatgtgtgactggataatttttgccaattataagctaaCAAACTATATCTGAAGGACATTTCAATATTCCCCACAATATATTTTCTTCTAGTAATTACCTTCCATATCTCTCAGCTTGGAGACCTTTGGTTTCAAATCATTCCTCAGCTTGTCTATTTCTTCATCCAAATTCTTTTGGTCTGCAATATGAAAAtggaaaacataataaatgaaagaaaaaacaacaacagcggaaacaacaacaacaacagcccaaACAGGGCACACTATTTTAGGTCAGGTGGCCCGAGCTTCAGTCAGTTCGGAAACCCTAActaaacttttattatttttcCATAGACTAATGCAAAGGTTAGCTAAATATCTGTGCACAAAATGTTCTTACACATCACATGAtcagtatagtttgatcagctcgtagtcAGCGGGccgattaatatcaatatattttattttgagaatttgacACCTctccagaagtatcacaaattgtCAATTCAAGCCCTATACTTTTTCTAATTTATTTAACTTGcacaatttaaatcaactttcaGTACGAGTctttcggcatagtggtaaaagcctaacaattcccgccaattagagctgatcaaactatatgtaCCCCTACCTTCTTTTAGGAGTCCTTGTGCTTTGGATTGTGGCATCTTGATGAAAGTGTTCCCAAAACACACCCATGCTTTGTTACCTATGATAAAATGGAATTAAACAGACATACTACAAAAGGTTAAACCTTAATATGATTTGCAATGTACAACAAAAGCTGCCTCCTTTTGTGTTTTAAGATTAGAagggaaatttaaaaacaaacctGCAAACACACAGCTTTAAACACCACCACACAAGTTGCATGTAACTTGTGCACTAATAAATGACTTATTATTACactaaaaaaaagttttgaaatatttaaattcaCATGTCTATTTATAAAGACCTGGAACAGTTTCAAATGGTAAACTttctaaaagaaaaaaaaaaacactgaaatcagCTGAAGCAGACTGCTCTGGCAAATTGTATGTGTTTGTATTGCGGCCAGTATTATACTAGCAGAGCATTTATTGCTCCAGCTCTAATCAGAAGAGAGTGTCTCTTGTCTGCTagctatacatgtacatggtgATGGGAGtaggggggggggtacttagtacaaatgaccatacagggatgtgaagccaattttaatgtatatgaatgggtcctttttatttatttaaaaagtcAAGTATGGTAGCCAAAATTGTAGGAATTCCCTGAAATTTGGGGGAAAGTTTTAAAACTAAAAGAgattttgtgttaaatttggccaagaTTTTGAGTTTTTGTATATTGATGGGTCTCTTTATttcttaaaaaattgatattaccactttcaaattctcagcagcacacccctacccaaaccaaacttgatccCTGGGTCTGCCAGTCCCAGCCACCGCATTAGTGCTCACACCTAGGGCTCAAAATACCTTCTGATTGCAAGGGCTAGGTCCCTACTACGGCtattttgattgattgaaaaactaactaaatattattgaaataattcAATTATGACTTTTCAACTTTGTTAATACTCACTTGAGTAGTTTCCCTCTAGTTGATTTACTCAATGCTCGAAGTGCTTCTAATCCTTTGGTCCTTTTCCTGTCCAGTGCAACAATCTACAAGGTATCAAACATAGAATTCTAATGAATGATTATGATCTGATGAATCATTATGCTACCAGGAACAAATTAAATATTGGGGATCATATGATGCTGCAATTCTTGGAGGCCCTATGGTACTGAAGGCtcatagccaccaaaattatgGGTGGGGCCTCTAGTGGAGCCAtttatgtgatacgatcaaggggaatgagtctaaAGTTGCTGATATATATTTGGGCAATTCCACAGTTACTTGAATTACACTTTTTTAGAGTCCTCCTGAGTACATTGTACTGTGGTTTTCATATTAGTTTAGCCTTATTATTGTTTCATATTTTGTGGCAACAAACCATACATTCAAGGCTTTGACATGATGGTATTCAAACAGCTGAATGATTTAAATTGAGCATGGTACTTGTGAAAATTTGTGACTGATATATTATAGATGCAAACAGGAGAAATAGCCATGATTTCAATTCAAAGGTTTCCTCTTTATAAAACAAAAGGTGTTATCAGAGTTTATGTGTGAAGTACCAGTATCTATTACTCCCGGGACTATACTGAAGTTTAGGGtgagaggagagcgtggcctagcggttaaggcataggactgtgaacccaagggtcaagggttcgaatcccaggtccggctctttgtgtccttgagcaagacacttcactctacttgcttagtgcttcggagggcactttaggCTGTCGGTCACGGGGACATGTATTTCTGaaattaatgcagtgtgcacgtgacagaacgtcacaggctattcgaaaagagcaggggatcatccggtcatgttgactgtacttcaaaaatacactcatctactctaggttccagagtaaacaataagtacagcttgtctgtacgcagtgcgacaatactcatacatatgagggaggcacttataaggaagaagaagaagaagaaaatatgGAGTAACTTCAAGTGTAGTAGATCAAGGGGAAAAGTCTGGTTACTCGCATTATAGCATGATAGTACCAGCATTACAGTTTGCCTGACCACAGAGAGAAAAAATGACCTCTTATCTTGTGAATTCTGAATGAATCTAAGTTctttttgctttgttttaaatttttatgaAGATATTGCCACtgatgcatgccaaaaatagaagaaaaaaaacccatcattTAAAATACAACAGTTAATATTCCATACtgtcattgatattgatgttataaCTTATGTCTGGTTCTcatgaaagcgtgatccagtcgctATCACCCCGGCCCGGGGTCACACTGTTTGtcagggggtcaaaccccacccTTTATATTTTCCCCCACGCACGctttttagacagacacccttttCATCAAAAATGGAACCCCGCCCAGGTTGCAGTGTTTGTTGCCAAACAAAGCTAATACAACATTACTCGGACAAACAATGGGTCACCAATATGACGTCATGTCTACAAAGGATATACCGCTTCCAACAATACAAAAGAAAATCTTTGTctttgacccccaaaattaaaaggccaaaaaaaccctaaaaaatTCGGATTTTTTTCCGACTTTGCAATGACGCTGTTCATAAAGTAAACAACTGAACTGAATCTGTAGAGTGTAGTATAAGTGACATGATCTTAACAttcataaacattaaaaatatgaatttgaccagAAAGTGTGATTTTAGGAGTCCAACatgaagttgcattttcaacggcaATTGGTTAGCATTTCAAATTTCAATCATGGTCAATAATTGGTCATGCATGtcgtgtggcgcaatggttagagcattggactcatgatcgtaaggttgtgggttcgaaccccatctcGGCCATTGCTTCTACTCAACAGACCCTAGAGTAATCATTGTACCGTCCAAAAATGGACCATCAGGCTATGATGTTTCCAAAtagacgtaaaagtttgtagaaattgacCCTGTGTCAGCTTGGTGAAATGGCGATGAAAATCGCCCCTGCCGAGTTCCTCCGGGAGTTTCCaataagacagacagacagatgaacatgatgaattcaATTTCCATGATTTCAGTAACTTCTTAGTAAGCTTAAGGGAggtctaatgagcgtgaacctggtttggatgcagagggagtgtgcctgtaacagacacagccaccagaaaaggaccagctcagatcgcgcgccaaataagtttgcagtccagaaatttcatttttctcAGCTTtgcaaaaaaataggcagaggtgggaatcgaacccgggacctcggtgttgtaaaacctactgcgttaccactgagccaactgacaatcagctatgagaagtttgatagtaatccttgatattgctgaatagaataaatcaatactgatgataggtctatttatctaatgtacgatgttattcaaattggcctataaactaggaatataatgtgaaatgactatcaatcgatcaatcaatcaagttgtcaagttatcaacaatcaataataaaccgacgtaggcctatcatggaatattactaactaggcctactaactaatataccaaataaataaaataaataaataagtcagtaaataaataaataggcataggcctaaataaataaatacataatgcagaatgcagttagtattttagttgcaaaattccaaacattctattcacacattctattataattttctgctatacacgcaaaggacctgtgcctttaatatgtccgtgcctaatcaataatgagtctttcaccatgctcacgcaccatgttaaactattgtatccctgcaagtattatactgaccaagtcctaacacctcaatgaaatggatgctataacgtacccaatcaagcgaacatatcaaggtcatatcaggcgttatacaaagaatggtcaaaggtcaacgtttccaaagaagtatagactaggcctggcattttcgggtaattttgtacccgggtacccgccgcaattttcgggcgggtaaccgggtaccaaatacaaaaaaaaaaaaaaaaaaaaatttttttttttttttttttttaagtttttatttttcggttttgtagtgtctctggacctagacctaaatgccaggatcattcatggttgacctaaaaaaaaaaaaaaaaaaaaaaattcaagatattttgttattttttatatgaaaattgataatttgtattcatgtcatagtctattaatgatttcaaaatgtattgaatttgaatgcattttgaaatcattaatagactatgacatgaatacaaattatcaattttcatattaaaaaataacaaaatatcttttttttttttttttttttttttttaggtcaaccatgaatgatcctagcatttaggtctaggtccaggacactacaaaaccgaaaaaataaaaaacttttttttttttgaatttcgggtacccggggagggtatttcctacccgggtaatgtaatctcgggcgggtacccgtttacccgaccgaaaatgccagccttagtatagactatagtaatagatgtagacacaagctttcgtgcgggaaacataaacacatagtcgtcagtcgtgtggtttttatgagatttgatacggcgctgaagtctattggctgtcccaaaatcagtaccagacccggtttccagacggcaatatgtgtgttgttacaaggaatgcaaactcattttatcaatgagtgaaccacatagaggaatacgacatctatcgtgagccaatctgcattctgttgcctgcaaaagccgacgatcaggtaaaaattctaaaagcagcgtgactagatatttgcgttaatttcatgatacgtgtaaaacgcattgaaaagcatcaaattgcagtcataaaatatataatattagtaaatcacccaatcgaatgttaacgtaggtatgtggaaaagaactgcaataacaataacaaactatgtgcccaaagagttgtctttggcatgtcgcttttttgaaatatgaccaaaaatatcaaattttggaaaaacgccccaaaatttaaaacaaacacgaaccttccaaaataaatatatattagcactcggcggcccagtcactacctgccgctgtgatttgaggtaactcattgcttcccctctccagataccggaacttcaaggtcgctcataccccagcccttaaagctcTAACACATTATTCACCTGCTGTTTGTCAGAAAGTACAGTCTCGGCTAATTCTTCAAGTTCTCCTAAATGCCTCAAAACAAAGTTAGTATCTGTCGACATTTCGTACTGCTCGAAAAACTACGATTTTTACCCCTACTTCGATCCAGAACTTGTAGCATGACAAAATAAACTTAGCAGACGCTTTTTACTAAACCAGTGTTTCTGGACATACTTTGGCGATCAAGATGTAAAAAATTACCATTTGGTGATATTTTCAACACAATTGCAGTCTAGCATTGACGTTTTTTATGATCAAATGTGAGTGATTCTGTGTTTTTGTTTAAATATAATATGTCAAAAAGTGTATTCTCAAAATTATTACAAACATTTGGCAAGatgttttcaaataaaaaacGCTTTGGGGTCGAAAAAATGTCAACtctaggtggcgctatttaaagACAGCGACGAAAAATACTCCCGCCATTTTGTACGGAAAAGACTGATTTTCGTGACATTTTCTGCCATTAATTTGAGTATTTTATCGACACTCAAAAGCCGAAATGGCGAATGTTTCGGTAGATAAGGATGCTTTCTACCGGAGGATGAGTCTACTTTACGAAACATGGAGGGTAAGTAGGAGTATGCTACGTCGAAAGATACGTGATCGCTGTCAACAACAACATGCATGGTCAATAATGACAACAACAATGGCAATGCATGAACAGAACATGCATGATCAGAACATGCATGATCATTGACATTGATGATTGCAGCTTTGAGCTTCATTCATGACACACTCACTGCTCACAAAATTCAGCTTAGGGTGTCGTGGACGTGGGTGTGGGAAGTATGTTAAAGATCACATTATCAGTAAATCATGAACATGAAATTCATTTCATGACATattaataatttttaaatttgGACTGCCTGCAAAAAAAAAGTGCATCAACCATCATTCCAGTGATTCCATCGAGTATGCGTGACGTGACTGACTGACTGCATCAGCTCAGTCACGTCAGTACAGTAACACTCAGTCAGTGACTTGTCagattttaatataaattttgcGATTAATTTCAGtctgttttttaaattaaaagttaGCTCTAGCTTAGCCGGGGGCTTAGCATGTTAGCGATCATTCCTGGGGCTGGCTTACCGGTGCTGGCGTATTCATCAGGCATTTTTGTCAGGCACTGCTCAcgatacatgatcatgatgatgcatgatgatagtcatgatagtaggtATGTGATCATTCcttactaggcctggcattttcgggtaattttgtacccgggtacccggcgcattttacGGGCGGGTAACTTGGTAcccgaaattgtaaaaaaaaaaaaaaattattttttttttttttaagtttttattttttcggttttgtagtgtctctggacctagacctaaatgccaggatcattcatggttgacctaaaaaaaaaaaaaaaaaaattttgaaatcattaatagactatgacatgaatacaaattatcaattttcatattaaaaataacaaaatatcttgaatttttttttttttttttttttttttaggtcaaccatgaatgatcctagcatttaggtctaggtccagggacactacaaaaccgaaaaaataaaaaacttaaaaaaaaaataaaaatttttttttttatttttttttttgaatttcgggtacccgggtagggtatttcctacccgggtaatgtaatctcgggcgggtacccgtttacccgaccgaaaatgccagccttattcCTTACCGTGACCGGAGCATGCGTAATATTCAGCCTCTGTCAACATTATAGATAGGGGAATCGCGCACCCATCGCCATTTTGGAAGTTCATTACTGGcactaaaaaataaattttacggcaatgtttttgaaaaaaaaattaggaattGGATCGAGTTAGAAACAGCTAGTTCCTTAaaaccttctgaaccttctgaagttgtagtcagcagggcgaaaaccgcaaatcgctaactatttggtgacctgcaagctagaggtttttcttgaatatatctaaagatggggctgatatagtggtttgagtgagggaattccATGCCCTTCCAGTTCTTGGGAAAAATGAGTTTTTATATACACGTCCTTCTTGATGAATGGAATTTCAACATGTAGGTGGTGGTTTCTTCTCAAACCCGCAGCAGAAGAAGTTTGAATATAGGCTTCTTTGTTGATTCCTACCAActcattttggattttgtaaaacatacatgtaGCTAAACGATTTCTCTCCCTTCTGACAGCTAGAGTGTCCCATCCGAGATCTTCCAGCATTTGAGTGACACTACTTTCTCTTTGGTAATCCCCTGTGCAAAATCTTGCAGCTTTTCTCTGCACACTTTCAATCTTCTTTATGAGTCCCGCCCTGTATGGGTCCCATGCACACGCAGCATACTCTAAGACTGGACGCACTAACGTTAGATATGCAGTAGACTTCACTTCCCTGGACAAAACCACAAGTTTCTCCTCAGGAAACCCAGAGTCCGGTTTGCTTTGTTAACTGTGTTTGTAACATGTTCTCCCCAGTTCAGCTTGTTATCCAGCTGCACCCCTAAGTAAGGATTTGAGTTTGGCTGCTGTAAAACTTGCCCGCAGAAAATATAGTCTCTGTGTGGAGGGTTTCTCTTCAAGGAAATTTCCATGACCGTGCATTTGGAAGGGTTAAAGCTCATCTTCCAGGTCTCCTGCCATGTTTCAAACTTTCAAAAGCTTACAAGGTCAAGTCAAAGTAAATTTCTTCATACCccggaagaggtcagatgattGGCATATCATATGTTTGCGGCAAATTTTGACGACtttctagtgggtttgaaagtgGCGATTTTCGAACTAATTACTCTCCCATCTAACTAACAGTGTTAAATTTCTGTTTTAAAAGCGG
This DNA window, taken from Amphiura filiformis chromosome 16, Afil_fr2py, whole genome shotgun sequence, encodes the following:
- the LOC140172640 gene encoding p53 and DNA damage-regulated protein 1-like, which codes for MSTDTNFVLRHLGELEELAETVLSDKQQIVALDRKRTKGLEALRALSNKAWVCFGNTFIKMPQSKAQGLLKEDQKNLDEEIDKLRNDLKPKVSKLRDMEGSKEVKGFDLKALSKDELQAVKH